The proteins below are encoded in one region of Thermus albus:
- the phnC gene encoding phosphonate ABC transporter ATP-binding protein has protein sequence MIVVKNLSKVFPDGTQALSEVSVSIPQGDFVAIIGLSGAGKSTFLRTLNRLVEPTTGEVWVGGVEVTRLSRKELQVFRRKVGFIFQQFNLVQRLSVLENVLHGRLGYLPTWKGLLGLYREEDFAIALEQIRRVGLQGKEQARADQLSGGQQQRVAIARALAQEPKLILADEPMASLDPRLSDVILGILKEYNEEAGVTVLVNIHVLELARRYARRILAFNRGRLVFDGPVEALTPEVERMVYAGNLEAL, from the coding sequence ATGATCGTGGTTAAAAACCTGAGCAAGGTCTTTCCCGATGGTACCCAGGCGCTTTCGGAGGTAAGCGTTTCCATCCCCCAAGGCGACTTTGTGGCCATCATCGGCCTCTCGGGCGCGGGGAAAAGCACCTTCCTGCGCACCTTAAACCGGCTGGTGGAGCCCACCACCGGTGAAGTGTGGGTGGGAGGGGTGGAGGTTACCAGGCTTTCCCGCAAGGAGCTCCAGGTCTTCCGCCGCAAAGTGGGCTTCATCTTCCAACAGTTCAACCTGGTCCAACGCCTTTCCGTACTGGAAAACGTTCTCCACGGGCGCCTGGGCTATTTGCCCACCTGGAAAGGGCTTCTCGGGCTCTATCGGGAGGAGGATTTCGCCATCGCCCTGGAGCAGATCCGCCGGGTGGGCCTTCAGGGCAAGGAGCAAGCCCGCGCCGACCAGCTCTCCGGTGGCCAGCAACAACGGGTGGCCATCGCCCGCGCCTTGGCCCAGGAACCCAAGCTGATCCTGGCGGATGAGCCCATGGCCAGCCTGGATCCCCGGCTCTCCGACGTGATCCTGGGTATTCTTAAGGAGTACAACGAGGAAGCGGGGGTGACGGTCCTGGTTAACATCCACGTGCTGGAACTAGCCCGGCGCTACGCCCGGCGGATCCTGGCTTTCAACCGGGGAAGGCTGGTCTTTGATGGCCCGGTGGAGGCCTTGACCCCCGAGGTGGAACGGATGGTCTACGCGGGCAACCTGGAGGCTCTATGA
- a CDS encoding phosphate/phosphite/phosphonate ABC transporter substrate-binding protein, whose amino-acid sequence MLFLLALLGLGLGLAQAPVKVRIGFNPTQNSDQLKAAAQAIADYIEKEFKGTVEVEIFVPTEYRGLIEAMRAGKLEFAFFPPDGYVLAHREAGAEVLLKSVRNGSPYYWSAIIVRKDSGIKRIEDLEGKTIAWVDPLSAAGYVFPRAALVSRGINPDTFFAKQVFAGKHDAAVLAVLNKSVDAAATFANDDKNKSGAWTQFLKPEEARQITAIFYSKPIPGDTFSVAKEFLSKYPNLAKGIAAALQRCQAPKCTLLQNLYRIDYMVPAKDSDYDVVREARRISGQDK is encoded by the coding sequence ATGCTCTTCCTTTTGGCCCTCCTGGGCCTTGGCCTGGGTCTGGCCCAGGCCCCGGTAAAGGTACGCATCGGGTTTAACCCCACCCAGAACTCCGACCAACTCAAGGCGGCCGCCCAAGCCATCGCCGACTACATTGAGAAGGAGTTCAAGGGAACGGTAGAGGTGGAGATCTTCGTCCCCACCGAGTACCGCGGCCTCATTGAGGCCATGCGGGCGGGCAAGCTGGAGTTTGCCTTCTTCCCTCCCGACGGCTACGTGTTGGCCCACCGGGAAGCGGGGGCGGAGGTCCTCCTGAAGTCGGTACGCAACGGCAGTCCCTATTACTGGTCGGCCATCATCGTGCGCAAGGACTCCGGGATCAAGAGGATTGAGGACCTCGAGGGCAAGACCATCGCCTGGGTAGACCCCCTTTCCGCCGCTGGTTACGTCTTTCCCCGGGCAGCTTTGGTGAGCCGAGGCATCAACCCCGACACCTTTTTCGCCAAACAAGTTTTTGCCGGGAAACATGACGCTGCGGTGCTCGCGGTCCTCAACAAATCCGTGGACGCCGCCGCCACCTTTGCCAACGACGACAAGAACAAGTCCGGGGCCTGGACCCAGTTCCTAAAGCCCGAGGAGGCACGCCAGATCACCGCCATCTTCTACTCCAAGCCCATTCCTGGCGATACCTTCTCCGTGGCCAAGGAGTTCCTCAGCAAATACCCCAACCTAGCCAAGGGAATCGCCGCCGCCCTCCAGCGGTGCCAGGCACCCAAGTGCACCTTGCTACAAAACCTTTACCGCATTGATTACATGGTTCCGGCCAAAGACAGCGATTACGACGTGGTGCGCGAGGCCCGGCGCATCTCCGGCCAGGACAAGTGA